Proteins encoded within one genomic window of Nonomuraea gerenzanensis:
- a CDS encoding peptidoglycan-binding protein encodes MSRRGLIASAAAVLLVGGGAAAVALLAPGEGAVAGGGASPLPAATATVQRGDMVDTLTVSGVLGHGAEQPVVNSAGGTLTALPAEGAVVRRGGELYEVNRDPVTLMYGPKPMHRTLELGVTDGADVRHLERNLKALGHDLKVDDHFDWSTVEAVCAWQKDAGLPVTGEVTKAQAVFLPGEVRVQSLRAATGATIRPGQTLLTVTGVGKVVTVQLDAGRQSLAEKGAPVQVQLPGAVELPGRIAAVGTVAKPAEDGASTVEVRVTLDDPAKAGTLDQAPVSVELRSETRRDVLSVPVEALLALREGGYGVEVVEGSAVRVVPVKAGIFAGGRVEVSGAGLTEGMRVGVPAT; translated from the coding sequence GTGAGCAGGCGCGGCCTCATCGCATCCGCCGCCGCCGTGCTGCTGGTCGGCGGCGGGGCCGCCGCGGTGGCCCTGCTCGCGCCGGGCGAGGGCGCGGTGGCGGGAGGAGGCGCCTCGCCGCTGCCTGCCGCCACCGCGACGGTGCAGCGCGGCGACATGGTGGACACCCTGACCGTCAGCGGCGTCCTCGGCCACGGCGCCGAGCAGCCGGTGGTCAACTCCGCGGGCGGCACGCTCACCGCGCTGCCCGCGGAGGGCGCGGTCGTCCGCCGCGGCGGCGAGCTCTACGAGGTGAATCGCGACCCCGTGACCCTGATGTACGGCCCCAAGCCCATGCACCGCACCCTGGAGCTGGGCGTGACCGACGGGGCCGACGTGCGCCACCTGGAGCGCAACCTCAAGGCGCTCGGCCACGACCTCAAGGTCGACGACCACTTCGACTGGTCCACCGTGGAGGCCGTGTGCGCCTGGCAGAAGGACGCCGGCCTGCCGGTGACCGGCGAGGTCACCAAGGCCCAGGCCGTGTTCCTGCCCGGCGAGGTCCGCGTCCAGTCGCTGCGCGCGGCCACCGGGGCGACGATCCGCCCCGGGCAGACGCTGCTCACGGTCACGGGTGTCGGGAAGGTCGTGACCGTGCAGCTCGACGCGGGCCGCCAGAGCCTGGCCGAGAAGGGCGCCCCCGTCCAGGTGCAGCTCCCCGGCGCGGTGGAGCTGCCCGGCAGGATCGCGGCGGTCGGCACCGTGGCCAAGCCGGCCGAGGACGGCGCGTCCACGGTGGAGGTCCGCGTCACCCTGGACGACCCGGCCAAGGCCGGCACGCTCGACCAGGCGCCGGTCAGTGTCGAGCTGCGGAGCGAGACCCGCCGCGACGTGCTGTCGGTGCCCGTCGAGGCGCTGCTCGCGCTGCGCGAGGGCGGTTACGGCGTCGAGGTCGTCGAGGGCTCGGCCGTGCGGGTCGTGCCCGTCAAGGCCGGGATCTTCGCCGGCGGACGCGTCGAGGTGTCGGGCGCCGGCCTGACCGAGGGCATGCGGGTGGGAGTGCCGGCGACATGA
- a CDS encoding acyl carrier protein: MSANTFTPADLKTLLQAVGLGPAQDDYTLTFEQLALDSLARVEIATRIEDRFGLALEIDADHTPAQVAALVNQRLAGAAS; the protein is encoded by the coding sequence ATGTCAGCCAACACCTTCACCCCGGCAGACCTGAAGACCCTGCTCCAGGCCGTGGGCCTGGGGCCCGCGCAGGACGACTACACCCTGACCTTCGAGCAGCTCGCGCTGGACTCGCTGGCCAGGGTCGAGATCGCCACGAGGATCGAGGACCGCTTCGGCCTCGCCCTGGAGATCGACGCCGACCACACCCCGGCGCAGGTGGCCGCGCTCGTCAACCAGCGCCTGGCGGGAGCCGCGTCATGA
- a CDS encoding beta-ketoacyl-[acyl-carrier-protein] synthase family protein — protein MAGPRRSVVTGIGVIAPGGGNREEFWQRITGGKPAIRRITTFDPGPFRSQIAAECDFDPAAHGLTPQEVRRLDRFVLMALACAQEAYADSGLSSPDPERTGVSLGTAVGSTIRLEEEYVVASNGGRDWVVDPTHVAPFLYQALVPSSAAAELAVRFHAQGPAAVISTGCTSGIDAVGHAHTLIQDGEADVVIAGASDAPISPITVACFDAIRATSPRNADPEQASRPFDADRQGFVLGEGAAVLIVEELQHALARGARVYCEITGFGARANAFHMTGLRPDGFELGEAITEAMDRARVTPDDLGYISAHGSGTKQNDRHETAAYKRALGEAARHVPISSIKSVIGHSLGAIGSIEMAACALAIQRGVVPPTANLTTPDPECDLDYIPVTAREVTVDHALSAGSGFGGFQSAMIFSRLEAA, from the coding sequence ATGGCCGGGCCGCGGCGCAGCGTCGTCACCGGGATCGGGGTGATCGCCCCCGGCGGCGGCAACCGTGAGGAGTTCTGGCAGCGCATCACGGGAGGCAAGCCCGCCATCCGGCGGATCACGACGTTCGACCCCGGGCCGTTCCGCTCCCAGATCGCCGCCGAGTGCGACTTCGACCCCGCCGCCCACGGCCTCACCCCCCAGGAGGTCAGGCGGCTGGACCGGTTCGTGCTGATGGCGCTGGCCTGCGCGCAGGAGGCGTACGCCGACAGCGGGCTGAGCTCGCCCGACCCCGAACGGACGGGCGTCTCGCTCGGCACGGCCGTCGGCTCGACCATCCGCCTGGAGGAGGAGTACGTCGTCGCCAGCAACGGCGGCAGGGACTGGGTGGTCGACCCGACCCACGTCGCCCCGTTCCTCTACCAGGCGCTGGTGCCCTCCAGCGCGGCCGCCGAGCTGGCCGTCCGCTTCCATGCCCAGGGCCCCGCCGCGGTGATCTCGACCGGCTGCACCTCCGGCATCGACGCGGTCGGCCACGCCCACACGCTGATCCAGGACGGCGAGGCCGACGTCGTCATCGCCGGCGCCTCCGACGCGCCGATCTCCCCGATCACCGTGGCCTGCTTCGACGCGATCAGGGCGACCAGCCCGCGCAACGCCGACCCGGAGCAGGCGTCGCGGCCCTTCGACGCCGACCGGCAGGGCTTCGTGCTCGGCGAGGGCGCGGCCGTGCTGATCGTGGAGGAGCTCCAGCACGCCCTGGCCAGGGGTGCGCGGGTGTACTGCGAGATCACCGGCTTCGGCGCGCGCGCCAACGCCTTCCACATGACCGGCCTGCGCCCGGACGGGTTCGAGCTGGGCGAGGCGATCACGGAGGCGATGGACCGGGCCCGGGTCACGCCGGACGACCTCGGCTACATCAGCGCCCACGGCTCCGGGACCAAGCAGAACGACCGGCATGAGACGGCCGCCTACAAGCGGGCGCTGGGCGAGGCCGCCCGGCACGTCCCGATCAGCTCCATCAAGTCGGTCATCGGGCACTCGCTCGGGGCCATCGGCTCGATCGAGATGGCGGCGTGCGCGCTGGCGATCCAGCGCGGCGTGGTCCCGCCCACGGCCAACCTGACCACCCCCGACCCCGAATGCGACCTGGACTACATCCCGGTCACCGCCAGGGAAGTCACCGTGGACCACGCGCTGTCGGCGGGCAGCGGGTTCGGCGGGTTCCAGTCGGCGATGATCTTCTCCCGCCTGGAGGCCGCGTGA
- a CDS encoding 5-oxoprolinase subunit B family protein, with the protein MIRTAGEHGLLVETGSLELSHRLDAALRAERPEGVVEIVPGPETVLVVAPGADQSRLRARLEDVARRARERAGAGAGEEQPLVTIPVVYDGADLDSVAELAGISADEVVTRHTGRELVVGWLGFAPGFAYLTGLDPVLHAPRLDTPRTSVPAGSVAVAGPYSAVYPSASPGGWRLIGRTAVRVWDVAGDPPSLFRPGMRVRFEVA; encoded by the coding sequence GTGATCCGGACGGCCGGGGAGCACGGGCTGCTCGTGGAGACCGGCTCGCTGGAGCTGTCGCACCGGCTGGACGCGGCGCTGCGGGCGGAGCGGCCCGAGGGGGTCGTGGAGATCGTCCCGGGCCCTGAGACGGTGCTCGTGGTGGCGCCGGGGGCGGATCAGAGCAGGTTGCGGGCGCGGCTGGAGGACGTCGCGCGCAGGGCGCGGGAGCGGGCCGGCGCGGGGGCGGGCGAGGAGCAGCCGCTGGTGACGATTCCCGTGGTCTATGACGGGGCGGATCTCGATTCCGTGGCGGAGCTGGCTGGGATCTCCGCCGATGAGGTGGTCACGCGGCACACCGGGCGGGAGCTGGTGGTGGGGTGGCTGGGGTTCGCCCCGGGGTTCGCCTATCTGACCGGGCTCGATCCGGTGCTGCACGCGCCGCGGCTGGACACGCCGCGCACGTCGGTGCCCGCCGGATCGGTGGCGGTGGCGGGGCCGTACTCGGCGGTGTACCCGTCGGCGTCCCCCGGCGGCTGGCGGCTGATCGGGCGCACGGCGGTGCGGGTGTGGGACGTGGCGGGCGATCCGCCGTCGTTGTTCCGGCCGGGCATGCGGGTGCGGTTCGAGGTCGCATGA
- a CDS encoding ABC transporter ATP-binding protein, with translation MTPIVSLENVVKTYDGGVAALRGVDLDIHPGELLAIVGPSGSGKSTLLHMMGVLDRPTSGRVVIAGHDAGRLPDRELSGLRASLLGFVFQQFHLAAGVPALDNVADGMLYSGVPLPERRRRAAEALERVGLGARMRHRPHELSGGEQQRVAVARAVVREPAILYADEPTGNLDTASGAEVLNVLRSLNADGTTIAIITHDHEVAAAAGRQVGMRDGRVVSDVRSAA, from the coding sequence ATGACGCCCATCGTCAGCCTGGAGAACGTGGTGAAGACCTACGACGGCGGGGTGGCCGCGCTGCGCGGCGTCGACCTGGACATCCACCCCGGGGAGCTGCTCGCCATCGTCGGCCCGTCCGGCTCGGGCAAGTCGACGCTGCTGCACATGATGGGCGTGCTCGACCGCCCGACCTCGGGCCGGGTGGTCATCGCCGGTCACGACGCCGGCCGCCTGCCGGACCGCGAGCTGTCGGGCCTGCGCGCCTCGCTGCTCGGCTTCGTCTTCCAGCAGTTCCACCTGGCCGCCGGGGTCCCGGCGCTCGACAACGTGGCCGACGGCATGCTGTACTCGGGCGTCCCGCTGCCCGAGCGGCGCAGGCGCGCCGCCGAGGCGCTGGAGCGCGTCGGGCTGGGCGCCCGGATGAGGCACCGCCCGCACGAGCTGTCCGGCGGCGAGCAGCAGCGCGTCGCCGTGGCCAGGGCCGTCGTGCGCGAGCCTGCCATCCTTTACGCGGACGAGCCCACCGGCAACCTCGACACCGCCTCCGGCGCCGAGGTGCTGAACGTGCTGCGGTCGCTGAACGCCGACGGCACCACCATCGCCATCATCACGCATGACCACGAGGTCGCCGCCGCGGCGGGCCGGCAGGTCGGGATGCGCGACGGCCGTGTCGTCTCGGACGTCAGGAGCGCCGCATGA
- a CDS encoding LamB/YcsF family protein has product MVIDLNADLGEGFGIWKLGDDLALLDIVTSANVACGFHAGDPVTIRRTCAAAVDRGVAIGAQVSYRDLAHFGRREMDVEPEELCAEVLYQLAAVDGIARAMGGRVSYVKPHGALYNRICRDEAQATAVIEAVADYDPALPVLTLPGSVVHKVAAAEGVPTVSEAFADRAYTPAGMLVPRREQGAVIHDPAAVSARARQMAVEGSVTAADGSSVPIAARSICVHGDTPDAVRLAQGVRDELLAAGVVLQAFA; this is encoded by the coding sequence GGTGATCGACCTCAACGCGGACCTGGGCGAGGGTTTCGGCATCTGGAAGCTGGGCGACGACCTCGCCCTGCTCGACATCGTCACGAGCGCGAACGTGGCGTGCGGCTTCCACGCCGGCGACCCCGTCACGATCAGACGCACGTGCGCGGCGGCCGTCGACCGGGGCGTGGCGATCGGGGCGCAGGTGTCCTACCGGGACCTGGCGCACTTCGGCCGCAGGGAGATGGACGTCGAGCCGGAGGAGCTGTGCGCCGAGGTGCTCTACCAGCTCGCCGCCGTCGACGGCATCGCCAGGGCGATGGGCGGCCGGGTGTCGTACGTCAAGCCGCACGGCGCGCTGTACAACCGGATCTGCCGCGACGAGGCCCAGGCGACGGCGGTGATCGAGGCGGTGGCCGACTACGATCCGGCGCTGCCGGTGCTCACGCTGCCCGGCTCCGTCGTGCACAAGGTGGCGGCGGCCGAGGGCGTGCCGACGGTGAGCGAGGCGTTCGCCGACCGCGCGTACACGCCGGCGGGGATGCTGGTGCCGCGCCGCGAGCAGGGCGCGGTGATCCACGACCCCGCCGCGGTGTCCGCGCGGGCCCGCCAGATGGCCGTGGAAGGCTCTGTGACGGCCGCTGACGGAAGTTCGGTGCCGATCGCGGCGCGTTCCATCTGCGTCCACGGTGACACGCCTGACGCCGTCAGGCTGGCGCAGGGCGTGCGTGACGAGCTGCTGGCGGCCGGAGTGGTCCTGCAGGCGTTCGCGTGA
- a CDS encoding beta-ketoacyl synthase N-terminal-like domain-containing protein: MSRRMAITGIGVLAPTGLGAAEHWENSLAGRSGLRPLPDSAALPMKVGGRLTGFDEDELIEPRLRVQTDRWSWMALAATEFALADAALDPTGEFPFHLSVVTASSSGGNAFGQREIEALYRSGPRAVSAYQSIGWFYAASSGQISIRHRVKGPCGVIVSDGAGGIDALAQAGRHIRRGVQAVLVGGTEAPLSPYALVCQAGQGSFSGEADPALAYRPFSRQANGFVPGEGGAMLVVEEWQRAHLRPAANVYAEIIGTAATHDARHPAAPPADGVQLARAMRLALERAGCVPADVDAVFADGAGTPEGDRAEAQALGEVFGGRKVPVTVPKTMTGRLNSGAAALDVAWAALALHHGVLPPTINTGDPAHDLDLVTEARPMPGLRTVLVVARGIGGFNAAAVLRASDR; encoded by the coding sequence GTGAGCCGCAGGATGGCGATCACCGGCATCGGCGTGCTCGCGCCGACCGGGCTGGGCGCGGCCGAGCACTGGGAGAACAGCCTGGCCGGGCGGTCCGGGCTGCGCCCGCTGCCCGACTCCGCCGCCCTGCCCATGAAGGTGGGCGGGCGGCTGACGGGCTTCGACGAGGACGAGCTGATCGAGCCGCGGCTGCGGGTCCAGACCGACAGGTGGTCGTGGATGGCGCTGGCCGCGACCGAGTTCGCGCTGGCGGACGCGGCGCTCGACCCCACGGGGGAGTTCCCGTTCCACCTGTCGGTGGTCACCGCCAGCTCCTCCGGCGGGAACGCGTTCGGCCAGCGGGAGATCGAGGCGCTCTACCGGTCGGGGCCGCGGGCGGTCAGCGCGTACCAGTCGATCGGCTGGTTCTACGCCGCCAGCAGTGGCCAGATCTCCATCCGGCACCGGGTCAAGGGGCCCTGCGGGGTGATCGTGTCCGACGGGGCGGGCGGGATCGACGCGCTCGCCCAGGCCGGGCGGCACATCCGCCGGGGCGTCCAGGCGGTGCTGGTGGGCGGGACCGAGGCGCCGCTGTCGCCGTACGCGCTGGTCTGCCAGGCCGGGCAGGGCTCGTTCAGCGGCGAGGCCGACCCCGCGCTCGCCTACCGGCCCTTCAGCCGGCAGGCGAACGGCTTCGTGCCCGGTGAGGGCGGCGCGATGCTGGTGGTCGAGGAATGGCAGCGGGCCCACCTGCGCCCGGCCGCCAACGTCTACGCCGAGATCATCGGTACCGCCGCCACCCACGACGCCCGCCACCCCGCCGCGCCACCGGCCGACGGCGTGCAGCTCGCCCGGGCCATGCGCCTGGCGCTGGAGCGGGCCGGCTGCGTCCCCGCCGACGTGGACGCGGTCTTCGCCGACGGCGCGGGCACCCCGGAGGGCGACCGGGCCGAGGCGCAGGCGCTGGGCGAGGTCTTCGGCGGGCGGAAGGTTCCCGTCACCGTCCCCAAGACCATGACCGGGCGGCTGAACTCCGGTGCCGCCGCCCTCGACGTGGCCTGGGCGGCGCTCGCGCTGCACCACGGCGTGCTGCCGCCCACGATCAATACCGGCGACCCGGCCCACGACCTCGACCTGGTCACGGAGGCCAGGCCGATGCCCGGGCTGCGCACGGTGCTCGTCGTGGCGCGGGGGATCGGCGGCTTCAACGCGGCGGCGGTGCTGCGCGCCTCTGACAGGTGA
- a CDS encoding 5-oxoprolinase subunit C family protein, producing MIEVVSPGPYATVQDLGRPGYAHLGVPRSGAADAPSLRLANRLVGNAESLAGIELTFGGARLRFLDGAWAALTGAPLTGTAGMGAPFWVPAGGELRLGVPRWGLRTYLAVRGGIAVEPVLGSRSTDSLSGLGPEPLRAGTLLPVGRPEGEISVDLAPLPGPRAAVVGVSPGPRDDWFVPEALAELCARPYTVTPDSNRVGARLRGARLERAKEGELPSEGMVAGAVQVPPSGQPIVFLADHPPTGGYPVIAVVRPADLPVVAQLRPGDDVRFEIFHQRPGDR from the coding sequence ATGATCGAGGTGGTGAGCCCCGGGCCGTACGCGACCGTCCAGGATCTGGGGCGGCCGGGGTACGCCCATCTGGGGGTGCCGAGGTCGGGTGCGGCCGACGCGCCGAGCCTGCGGCTGGCCAACCGGCTGGTGGGCAACGCCGAGTCGCTGGCCGGGATCGAGCTGACGTTCGGCGGGGCGCGGCTGCGCTTCCTCGACGGCGCGTGGGCGGCGCTGACCGGCGCACCCCTTACAGGGACAGCGGGCATGGGGGCGCCGTTCTGGGTGCCGGCGGGCGGTGAGCTGCGGCTGGGGGTGCCCCGGTGGGGGTTGCGCACGTATCTGGCGGTGCGCGGCGGCATCGCGGTCGAGCCCGTGCTCGGCAGCCGCTCCACCGACTCGCTGTCCGGGCTCGGGCCCGAGCCGCTGCGGGCGGGCACGCTGCTGCCGGTGGGGCGGCCCGAGGGGGAGATCTCCGTGGACCTGGCGCCGCTGCCCGGACCGCGGGCGGCCGTCGTGGGAGTGTCGCCGGGGCCGCGGGACGACTGGTTCGTGCCGGAGGCGCTGGCGGAGCTGTGTGCGCGGCCGTACACGGTGACGCCGGACAGCAACCGCGTCGGCGCGCGCCTGCGCGGTGCGCGGCTGGAGCGGGCCAAGGAGGGCGAGCTGCCCAGTGAGGGCATGGTGGCAGGGGCGGTGCAGGTGCCGCCGAGCGGGCAGCCGATCGTGTTCCTGGCCGACCACCCGCCCACCGGGGGGTATCCGGTCATCGCCGTGGTCCGCCCCGCCGACCTGCCGGTCGTCGCGCAGCTGCGCCCCGGGGACGACGTCCGCTTCGAGATCTTCCATCAGCGCCCCGGCGACCGCTGA
- a CDS encoding ABC transporter permease — protein MNGPRPGEDGAPTVRAGEDRAPTVRPGEDRAPTARPGEGPAATVRPARLSARDLLRVGLAGLRVRRTRVVLASLGIAIGIATMVAVVGISSSSQADLLRRLDELGTNMLTVKAGQTLMGGDAKLPEQSVAMVGRIDDVYAVAATGDLEASVYRTDRIPDERTGGISVRAATLGLLDTVQGRVRTGSWFTEASERYPTVILGDLAARRLGVTAPGRQVWLGGRWYTVLGVLDPVPLAPGIDRAALVGWNGAKELLGFDGHPTTLYERSTPEAVETVRSVLPRTVNPEYPEEVTVSRPSDALAARAATAGAFTNLLLGLGAVALLVGGVGVANTMVVSVLERRKEIGLRRALGATRGHIRAQFLAESLLLSGLGGAAGLVLGALVTFGYALSNGLPTVVPPWAIGGGLAAVVVIGCVAGLYPAVRAARLSPTVALGTT, from the coding sequence ATGAACGGCCCGCGACCGGGCGAGGACGGCGCGCCCACGGTGCGGGCCGGCGAAGACCGCGCGCCCACGGTGCGGCCCGGTGAAGATCGCGCGCCCACCGCGCGGCCCGGCGAAGGCCCGGCGGCCACCGTGCGGCCGGCCCGGCTGAGCGCGCGCGACCTGCTCAGAGTCGGGCTGGCCGGCCTGCGGGTCCGGCGCACGCGCGTCGTGCTCGCCTCGCTCGGCATCGCGATCGGCATCGCCACCATGGTCGCCGTGGTCGGCATCTCCTCCTCCAGCCAGGCGGACCTGCTGCGCAGGCTCGACGAGCTGGGCACCAACATGCTGACCGTCAAGGCCGGGCAGACCCTGATGGGCGGCGACGCCAAGCTGCCCGAGCAGTCGGTGGCCATGGTCGGCAGGATCGACGACGTCTACGCGGTGGCGGCCACCGGCGACCTGGAGGCGAGCGTCTACCGCACCGACCGGATCCCGGACGAGCGCACCGGCGGCATCTCCGTCCGCGCGGCCACGCTCGGCCTGCTGGACACCGTCCAGGGCCGGGTGCGCACCGGCTCCTGGTTCACCGAGGCCAGCGAGCGCTACCCCACCGTGATCCTCGGCGACCTGGCCGCGCGCCGGCTGGGCGTGACCGCCCCGGGCCGGCAGGTCTGGCTGGGCGGGCGCTGGTACACCGTGCTCGGCGTGCTGGATCCGGTGCCGCTGGCGCCCGGCATCGACCGCGCGGCGCTCGTCGGCTGGAACGGTGCCAAGGAGCTGCTGGGCTTCGACGGCCATCCCACCACCCTGTACGAACGCTCCACCCCCGAGGCCGTCGAGACGGTCAGGAGCGTCCTGCCGCGGACGGTGAACCCGGAGTACCCGGAGGAGGTCACCGTCAGCCGCCCCTCGGACGCGCTGGCCGCCCGCGCGGCCACGGCGGGCGCCTTCACCAACCTGCTGCTCGGCCTGGGAGCGGTCGCGCTGCTGGTCGGCGGCGTGGGAGTGGCCAACACGATGGTCGTCTCGGTGCTGGAGCGGCGCAAGGAGATCGGCCTGCGCCGGGCTCTCGGCGCCACCAGGGGCCACATCAGGGCCCAGTTCCTGGCCGAGTCGCTGCTGCTGTCCGGGCTCGGCGGCGCGGCAGGGCTGGTCCTCGGCGCGCTCGTCACCTTCGGTTACGCGCTGTCCAACGGCCTGCCCACCGTGGTGCCGCCGTGGGCGATCGGCGGCGGGCTGGCCGCGGTGGTGGTCATCGGCTGCGTGGCCGGCCTCTATCCCGCCGTGCGGGCGGCCCGGCTCTCCCCGACGGTCGCCCTCGGTACGACCTGA
- a CDS encoding S1C family serine protease produces MSTREQGREGGIVYTYYPGEGSWQVEQPPPPPPPPRRSRLTAAVAGVAVGSLLAWLIGVPLLGRPGERERASALIAPAPVPAATTTPAPRRGDDLAGIAGAVLPSVVSVTAPGGAGSGVVYDAEGTVLTNAHVVAETAGGEVTLRLGDGATLQATVVGADPVSDIAVLKARDAAVLRPARLGDSDDLRVGEEVLAVGSPFGLAGTVTAGIVSALHRTLSGEAGEPALADAIQTDAAINPGNSGGALVDMDGEVIGINTAIAGAGTGSVGVGFAVPVNEAKRVADGLLATGRVEHARLGVSVLDSQGRPGALVGEVTRGGPADEAGLRANDVITALGDTAVTSAAGLVAAVRARRPGARVSMTYERQGARRTAEVVLAGS; encoded by the coding sequence TTGTCGACCAGGGAGCAGGGCCGCGAGGGCGGCATCGTGTACACGTACTATCCCGGAGAAGGATCGTGGCAGGTGGAGCAGCCGCCTCCGCCACCCCCGCCGCCCCGCCGCAGCCGGCTCACGGCGGCGGTCGCGGGGGTCGCCGTGGGCTCGCTGCTGGCCTGGCTGATCGGCGTCCCGCTGCTGGGGCGCCCCGGCGAGCGCGAACGCGCCTCGGCCCTGATCGCCCCGGCGCCCGTCCCCGCCGCCACCACCACGCCCGCGCCCCGGCGGGGTGACGACCTCGCCGGCATCGCCGGGGCCGTGCTGCCCAGCGTCGTCTCGGTGACCGCGCCGGGCGGCGCGGGCTCCGGCGTGGTGTACGACGCCGAGGGCACCGTGCTCACCAACGCCCACGTGGTCGCGGAGACGGCGGGCGGCGAGGTCACGCTGCGCCTGGGGGACGGTGCCACGCTCCAGGCGACCGTCGTGGGCGCCGACCCCGTCTCCGACATCGCGGTGCTCAAGGCCCGCGACGCGGCGGTGCTGCGGCCGGCCAGGCTGGGCGACAGCGACGACCTCAGGGTCGGTGAGGAGGTGCTGGCCGTCGGCAGCCCCTTCGGCCTGGCGGGCACCGTCACCGCCGGGATCGTCAGCGCCCTGCACCGTACGCTGTCGGGCGAGGCCGGCGAGCCGGCGCTCGCCGACGCCATCCAGACCGACGCCGCCATCAACCCGGGCAACTCGGGCGGTGCGCTCGTCGACATGGACGGGGAGGTGATCGGCATCAACACCGCCATCGCGGGCGCCGGGACCGGCAGCGTGGGCGTCGGCTTCGCCGTCCCCGTGAACGAGGCCAAGCGGGTCGCCGACGGGCTGCTGGCCACGGGCCGGGTCGAGCACGCCCGGCTCGGCGTCTCGGTGCTCGACTCCCAGGGCCGGCCGGGCGCGCTGGTCGGCGAGGTGACCAGGGGCGGCCCCGCGGACGAGGCCGGGCTGCGCGCCAACGACGTGATCACGGCGCTCGGTGACACGGCCGTCACCTCGGCGGCCGGCCTCGTCGCCGCCGTGCGCGCCCGCCGTCCGGGGGCGCGGGTCAGCATGACGTACGAGCGGCAGGGCGCGCGGCGTACGGCCGAGGTGGTGCTCGCCGGATCCTGA
- a CDS encoding cupin domain-containing protein produces the protein MIGHTDNAIDVDAPIGFVWAQTNDVRTWPELFTEYAKVEVLEETAGSVVFRLTMHPDEQGREWSWVSERSWDRDTWTVRARRVETGPFEFMNITWTYEELAADRTRMRWVQDFHMKPDAPVDTAGMTEHINRNTRVQMEVIKERVEQRRRAVIGFTDVPSNTRRGGDLRTLVSPATVGASSGFLGAVRLAPGEKIAEHYHPYSEEFVFLAKGELRVDLDGEPVALSAEQSLLVPRNVRHRLTNVGEGEALAVFQLSPLAPRPELGHVDTEAAT, from the coding sequence ATGATCGGCCACACGGACAACGCCATCGACGTCGACGCCCCCATCGGCTTCGTCTGGGCGCAGACGAACGACGTGCGCACCTGGCCCGAGCTGTTCACCGAGTACGCGAAGGTGGAGGTGCTGGAGGAGACGGCCGGCTCCGTCGTCTTCCGGCTCACCATGCACCCCGACGAGCAGGGCCGCGAGTGGTCGTGGGTGTCCGAGCGGAGCTGGGACCGCGACACCTGGACCGTGCGCGCCCGCCGGGTCGAGACCGGCCCGTTCGAGTTCATGAACATCACCTGGACCTACGAGGAGCTCGCCGCCGACCGCACCCGCATGCGCTGGGTCCAGGACTTCCACATGAAGCCCGACGCCCCCGTGGACACCGCGGGGATGACCGAGCACATCAACCGCAACACCCGCGTCCAGATGGAGGTCATCAAGGAGCGGGTGGAGCAGCGCAGGCGAGCGGTGATCGGTTTCACCGACGTGCCGTCCAACACCCGCCGCGGCGGCGACCTGCGCACCCTAGTCTCCCCGGCGACCGTGGGCGCCAGCTCCGGCTTCCTCGGCGCGGTCCGCCTGGCCCCCGGCGAGAAGATCGCCGAGCACTACCACCCCTATTCCGAGGAGTTCGTCTTCCTGGCCAAGGGCGAGCTGCGCGTGGACCTCGACGGCGAGCCGGTCGCCCTGAGCGCCGAGCAGTCGCTGCTCGTGCCCAGGAACGTCCGCCACCGCCTGACGAACGTCGGCGAGGGCGAGGCCCTGGCGGTCTTCCAGCTCAGCCCGCTGGCCCCCCGGCCCGAGCTGGGCCACGTCGACACCGAGGCGGCCACGTGA